One region of Triticum aestivum cultivar Chinese Spring chromosome 6B, IWGSC CS RefSeq v2.1, whole genome shotgun sequence genomic DNA includes:
- the LOC100682494 gene encoding hsp70-Hsp90 organizing protein → MADEAKAKGNAAFSAGRFEEAAGHFSDAIALAPANHVLYSNRSAALASIHRYSDALADAEKTVELKPDWAKGYSRLGAAHLGLGDAASAAAAYEKGLALDPSNEGLKAGLADAKKAAAAPPRRAPSGGADAIGQMFQGPELWTKIASDPATRAYLDQPDFMQMLREVQRNPSSLNTYLSDPRMMQVLSLMLNIKIQTPQDSDFPQSSSPSQPPQQQKQQPETKAREMEPEPQPEPMEVSDEEKERKERKAAALKEKEAGNASYKKKDFETAIQHYTKALELDDEDISYLTNRAAVYIEMGKYDECIEDCDKAVERGRELRADFKMVARALTRKGTALAKLAKNSKDYDIAIETFQKALTEHRNPDTLKRLNEAEKAKKDLEQQEYYDPKLADEEREKGNEMFKQQKYPEAIKHYNEAIRRNPKDARVYSNRAACYTKLGAMPEGLKDAEKCIELDPTFTKGYTRKGAVQFFMKEYEKAMETYQAGLKHDPNNQELLDGIRRCVEQINKANRGDISQEDLQEKQSKAMQDPEIQNILTDPIMRQVLMDFQENPRAAQDHLKDPGVAQKIQKLINAGIVQTR, encoded by the exons ATGGCCGACGAGGCGAAGGCCAAAGGTAATGCGGCCTTCTCGGCCGGCCGCTTCGAGGAGGCGGCGGGGCACTTCTCCGACGCCATCGCGCTCGCCCCCGCCAACCACGTGCTATACTCCAACCGCTCGGCGGCGCTCGCCTCGATCCACCGCTACTCCGACGCGCTCGCCGACGCCGAGAAGACCGTCGAGCTCaagcccgactgggccaagggctaCTCGCGcctcggcgccgcccacctcggtCTCGGCgatgccgccagcgccgccgccgcctacgAGAAGGGCCTCGCCCTCGATCCCAGCAACGAGGGCCTCAAGGCCGGCCTCGCTGACGCCAAGAAGGCCgcggccgccccgccgcgccgcgcgCCGTCTGGTGGCGCCGACGCGATCGGCCAGATGTTCCAGGGCCCCGAGCTCTGGACCAAGATCGCTTCCGACCCCGCTACGCGCGCCTACCTCGACCAGCCGGACTTCATGCAGATGCTGCGGGAGGTGCAGCGGAATCCCAGCAGCCTCAACACGTACCTGTCCGACCCGCGCATGATGCAGGTGCTCAGCCTCATGCTTAACATCAAGATCCAGACGCCCCAGGACTCCGATTTCCCGCAGTCTTCCTCGCCGTCGCAGCCGccgcagcagcagaagcagcagccCGAGACAAAGGCGAGGGAGATGGAGCCTGAGCCACAACCGGAGCCGATGGAGGTGTCTGATGAGGAGAAGGAGCGGAAGGAGAGGAAAGCtgctgctctgaaggagaaggagGCAGGGAATGCATCCTACAAGAAGAAGGACTTCGAGACGGCGATCCAGCATTACACAAAGGCCTTGGAACTTGATGACGAGGACATCTCCTACCTCACTAACCGAGCAGCGGTGTACATCGAAATGGGCAAG TACGATGAGTGCATTGAGGACTGTGATAAGGCTGTGGAGAGGGGAAGAGAACTTCGTGCTGATTTCAAGATGGTTGCAAGGGCACTAACAAGAAAAGGAACTGCTCTGGCCAAACTTGCTAAGAACTCCAAGGACTATGATATTGCCATTGAGACTTTCCAGAAGGCTCTAACTGAGCATCGGAATCCAGACACTCTTAAAAGGCTAAATGAGGCTGAGAAGGCAAAGAAAGACTTGGAGCAACAAGAGTATTATGACCCGAAGTTAGCTGATGAGGAGAGGGAGAAAG GTAATGAGATGTTCAAGCAGCAGAAGTATCCAGAAGCAATAAAGCATTACAATGAGGCTATCAGGAGGAACCCGAAGGATGCTAGG GTGTACAGTAATAGGGCTGCATGCTACACCAAGTTGGGAGCCATGCCTGAAGGTCTTAAAGACGCAGAGAAGTGTATTGAGCTAGACCCAACCTTCACCAAAGGGTATACAAGAAAAGGTGCAGTTCAGTTTTTCATGAAGGAATATGAAAAGGCAATGGAAACTTACCAGGCTGGGTTGAAGCATGACCCGAATAACCAGGAACTGCTTGATGGTATAAGGAG GTGTGTTGAGCAGATCAACAAGGCTAACAGGGGTGACATAAGTCAGGAAGATTTGCAGGAGAAACAG AGTAAAGCTATGCAGGACCCGGAAATCCAGAACATCCTTACCGATCCTATCATGCGACAG GTGTTGATGGATTTCCAGGAGAACCCTAGGGCTGCTCAGGATCATCTGAAGGACCCTGGAGTAGCACAGAAGATCCAAAAGCTCATAAACGCTGGAATAGTCCAAACGAGATGA